Proteins encoded in a region of the Homo sapiens chromosome 20, GRCh38.p14 Primary Assembly genome:
- the PANK2 gene encoding pantothenate kinase 2, mitochondrial isoform 6 (isoform 6 is encoded by transcript variant 9), which produces MASRGDSTKVDKLVRDIYGGDYERFGLPGWAVASSFGNMMSKEKREAVSKEDLARATLITITNNIGSIARMCALNENINQVVFVGNFLRINTIAMRLLAYALDYWSKGQLKALFSEHEGYFGAVGALLELLKIP; this is translated from the exons ATGGCATCTCGTGGAGATAGCACCAAAGTGGATAAACTAGTACGAGATATTTATGGAGGGGACTATGAGAGGTTTGGACTGCCAGGCTGGGCTGTGGCTTCAAG CTTTGGAAACATGATGAGCAAGGAGAAGCGAGAGGCTGTCAGTAAAGAGGACCTGGCCAGAGCGACTTTGATCACCATCACCAACAACATTGGCTCAATAGCAAGAATGTGTGCCCTTAATGAA AACATTAACCAGGTGGTATTTGTTGGAAATTTCTTGAGAATTAATACGATCGCCATGCGGCTTTTGGCATATGCTTTGGATTATTGGTCCAAGGGGCAGTTGAAAGCACTTTTTTCGGAACACGAG GGTTATTTTGGAGCTGTTGGAGCACTCCTTGAGCTGTTGAAGATCCCGTGA